The sequence TTAAATACGCCCATCTTTCTTAATTCATCACATTTCTCAACTAAAAATAGGAATACTTCTTTCATATCTTTAGGCGGATGAGGGTAACGAGCTTCTAAGTTATCCAAGATCCAACAAAACGCTTTTTCACTGTCGGTTTCCCCTACAGAGCGATGGCGAGATATCGGTAGATCTTGATAGCCTGTCAGTTGACCATTGTGTGCAAAGGTCCAATAACGTCCCCACAATTCACGAGTGAACGGGTGGGTATTTTCTAGATTGACCCCGCCACGATTCGCTTGCCTAATATGACTAATAACAGCACGACTCTTGATAGGATAGCTTTGGACCAATTCTGCAATTTTTGAATCACAGCTTGGATTAGGATCTTTAAAGGTGCGAAACCCTTTCCCTTCATAAAAGGTAATCCCCCAGCCATCTCTATGCGGGCCAGTATTGCCGCCGCGTTGAATCAGGCCAGTAAAGCTAAAACAGATATCT is a genomic window of Vibrio neonatus containing:
- a CDS encoding class II glutamine amidotransferase, whose protein sequence is MCELLGMSANVPTDICFSFTGLIQRGGNTGPHRDGWGITFYEGKGFRTFKDPNPSCDSKIAELVQSYPIKSRAVISHIRQANRGGVNLENTHPFTRELWGRYWTFAHNGQLTGYQDLPISRHRSVGETDSEKAFCWILDNLEARYPHPPKDMKEVFLFLVEKCDELRKMGVFNMLLSDGEYVLAYCTNHLYYITRRAPFGKARLIDEDVTINFQEETTPNDVVSVIATQPLTQDEVWHRLKPGEFTLFQFGEVIDSNVQALSDVAHAEAKPRSQAPTEAL